The DNA window GCTGCGTTGATTACGAAGTGGCTAAGTGCGTTGAAGTTTGTCCAGCGGGAGTTTTCGAGGTCGTCGACGAAGATCCGAACGATCCTCTAAGGGAGGAACCGGTTGCGATAGTTAAGGAGGAGCACAGAAACAAGCTAAGATTCAGCTGCGCCCAATGCAAGCCGGCAAGCGGCTACAGAATAGAAGATCTGCCCTGCGTTAAAGCCTGTCCGAATGGAGCTATATCCCACAGCTGGTAGCCATGTGGAAGCGAGCTTTCACGATTGAAAGGGAGAGGGCGAAGGAATACGTAGAGCTCTACGAATCCATGGGTTACGAAGTGAAAGTAGTTGATGCCAAGAGCTGTGACAGGGAGTGCGGGGTTTGCTATCTCGGCGGAGACTACGTGGAAATCTGGATAAGGAAAAAAGACGAAGGAGAAGGAGAACTTAACGAAGATTTATACGAAGATTAGCCGAGATAAACGAGCGTCGCTCCGAAAACTGTTAAAACTACTCCAAAAATAGTTTTCAACGCTATTTTTTCGAGAGATTGAATGAAGAGTAGAGAGAAGAGCGTGGTAAATATCGGGTAGAGATTCGAGAGGGGAACAGCGATAATTACTGGTGTCGTGCTTAAAGATAGGAAGTAAAAGTACGTTCCGACGAAAAGAGCCGTTCCAGAGAGGAAGAGGTAGGGAGATATTTTTTCCGGCTTCACCTTTCTCTTGTAAGCGGAGAAAAGGAAAAGAGCAGAAACACCAGAGAGGAGAGAAATCAAGTTGCTTAAAGATACGCTCTCCTCAATTATTCCCTTCTTCACGAAAATAGCCGCAAGCCCGTACATGAAGCCTGCCGCTAAAGACAGAGCTAAACCTTCCCTTCTTATATCTTCCGTTGTGAATATGTAAAGTCCGAAAATCATTAGCGCGCTGCCAAAAGCGACCAAAAAAGTTGGTTTTTCTCCGAGAACGATTATTCCGAGAATCGCCGAGAAAAATATTCTCGTCGACGTTCCGGTGTAAGCCCTTGAGGAGCCGATGTAATGAACGGAAAAGTA is part of the Ferroglobus placidus DSM 10642 genome and encodes:
- a CDS encoding 4Fe-4S dicluster domain-containing protein, giving the protein MIAQYGYRDGSGTYYISIDTDKCDGCVDYEVAKCVEVCPAGVFEVVDEDPNDPLREEPVAIVKEEHRNKLRFSCAQCKPASGYRIEDLPCVKACPNGAISHSW
- a CDS encoding DMT family transporter, which translates into the protein MLGEIFALLSSIFWGLNGVFVRKALQDVNPLSGTLFILSINTLWLVFLVIADGSLSKNLTIGFENVIFLALAGLIQQFMGRTMTYFSVHYIGSSRAYTGTSTRIFFSAILGIIVLGEKPTFLVAFGSALMIFGLYIFTTEDIRREGLALSLAAGFMYGLAAIFVKKGIIEESVSLSNLISLLSGVSALFLFSAYKRKVKPEKISPYLFLSGTALFVGTYFYFLSLSTTPVIIAVPLSNLYPIFTTLFSLLFIQSLEKIALKTIFGVVLTVFGATLVYLG